In Bombina bombina isolate aBomBom1 chromosome 6, aBomBom1.pri, whole genome shotgun sequence, a single genomic region encodes these proteins:
- the LOC128662277 gene encoding leptin receptor overlapping transcript-like 1: MAGIKALISLSFGGAIVLMFLMLGCALPQYNIYWPLFVLFFYILSPIPYCIAKRVVDESDAASNACKELAIFLTTGIVVSAFGLPIVFARAVLIQWGACALVLTGNAVIYSTILGFFLVFGSNDDFSWQQW, translated from the coding sequence ATGGCTGGCATCAAAGCTTTAATCAGCCTTTCTTTTGGGGGAGCAATCGTTCTGATGTTCCTAATGCTTGGATGTGCTTTGCCGCAATACAACATCTACTGGCCACTGTTTGTCctgttcttttatatcctttcacCTATTCCGTACTGTATAGCGAAGAGAGTGGTCGATGAATCTGATGCTGCAAGTAATGCCTGCAAGGAGCTAGCTATATTTCTCACAACTGGTATAGTTGTTTCTGCGTTTGGTCTGCCTATTGTGTTTGCTCGAGCAGTTTTGATTCAGTGGGGTGCATGTGCCCTGGTACTCACAGGAAATGCTGTCATTTATTCCACCATTTTAGGATTTTTCCTAGTTTTTGGAAGCAATGATGACTTCAGTTGGCAGCAATGGTGA